From the genome of Devriesea agamarum, one region includes:
- a CDS encoding MATE family efflux transporter — translation MSKQSATSRRLLHPGELLRYTWPPLLASVGSIAVGLTDSLLVAHYSTPALAGVSLGAALYELPINALLSGLMAYRILAPRLRSNNAGYRETAGLRIMLGRLLPIAAFLAAVIAACSVIGYFSTDNAMWSDALTYSAARSPSLVFEIASSAMAVTLVVWGRTRIPLLVFAISAPANLIFDFFFVYGIALAPELGALGAGIGSTLSTVLPVPILLALIAKYRTRQRTDHTVLSTYAGWPKLAWPAVGSAVVDYGGNIVFTLLLSSAGAATLAGMRFGVQLHLLAFIAISSASSGALYILGQTYAENPDHIRRGAPQVRQMFCVIGFIVGATILLTGLAVSPILSPDHTVGDAFRLSIVIVSVLCPIAGLTYGNVTLLRLYGLTNREFAGNAMGVWVAQIPVALILSLIVGGIFPFIGLAAYWILRCTISHVQVREYVLRQGTGAG, via the coding sequence ATGAGCAAGCAATCAGCGACATCGCGTCGTCTCCTGCATCCCGGTGAGCTACTTCGATACACCTGGCCACCGCTGCTCGCCTCGGTCGGCAGTATCGCGGTCGGGCTCACGGATTCACTGCTCGTCGCTCACTATTCCACCCCGGCGCTCGCCGGGGTTTCTTTGGGCGCAGCGCTGTACGAGCTTCCTATCAACGCCTTACTCAGTGGGCTCATGGCCTACCGGATTCTGGCGCCGAGACTTCGCAGCAATAATGCTGGCTACCGTGAAACCGCGGGCTTGCGCATTATGCTCGGACGGCTTTTACCGATCGCCGCTTTTCTTGCAGCTGTCATAGCAGCATGTTCCGTGATCGGATATTTCAGCACAGATAATGCCATGTGGTCCGACGCTTTAACGTATAGCGCGGCGCGATCTCCCAGCCTCGTTTTCGAGATTGCTAGTTCGGCGATGGCTGTCACATTGGTGGTGTGGGGGCGGACCCGAATACCACTTCTCGTGTTTGCAATTTCTGCGCCTGCAAATCTGATTTTTGACTTCTTTTTTGTGTACGGCATCGCTTTGGCACCTGAACTCGGCGCTCTGGGCGCGGGAATCGGGAGCACTCTCAGCACCGTGTTACCTGTTCCCATTCTCCTGGCACTCATCGCAAAGTATCGCACTCGACAACGCACTGACCACACGGTGCTCAGCACGTATGCAGGATGGCCAAAACTGGCCTGGCCAGCGGTGGGGTCTGCCGTGGTGGACTACGGCGGGAACATTGTGTTCACCCTGCTTCTATCGTCGGCGGGAGCGGCGACGCTGGCCGGAATGCGGTTCGGAGTTCAATTGCACCTTCTGGCATTCATTGCGATATCCAGCGCATCCTCAGGAGCGTTATACATTCTGGGCCAAACGTACGCGGAAAACCCTGATCATATACGACGCGGAGCCCCACAGGTGCGTCAAATGTTTTGCGTGATCGGTTTTATTGTGGGCGCGACTATTCTTCTGACCGGTTTAGCGGTCTCGCCGATTCTTTCCCCGGATCACACCGTGGGCGATGCTTTTCGATTATCGATCGTTATTGTGTCGGTACTGTGCCCTATCGCCGGTTTAACCTACGGCAATGTCACGCTGTTACGTCTATATGGTCTGACCAACCGGGAGTTCGCGGGTAATGCGATGGGAGTATGGGTCGCGCAAATCCCCGTGGCTCTGATCCTTAGCCTTATCGTCGGCGGCATTTTCCCCTTTATTGGGCTCGCCGCCTACTGGATTCTTCGATGCACGATCAGTCACGTCCAGGTCAGAGAGTATGTTCTGCGGCAGGGCACAGGTGCCGGGTGA
- a CDS encoding ATP-dependent RNA helicase: MPRPSHPHAAPSSTRPFNLERIGRGLAAVDLLAALPSTLAHGNGVAVIQAPPGSGKTTLIPPAIANLTSAQRVIVTQPRRIAARAAARRLAQLTSTSVGDIVGFSVRGEHRIGPETVIEFCTPGVLLRRVLTDPELAEIGAVVLDEVHERALDTDLLIGMLRDLRELRDDLSLVAMSATVDADRFAQVLGTDTSPAPILSCPATQHPLSVRWAPPSGTRLGPRGVERDFLDHVARVAVTSLREALSDEPLSNALVFAPGVREVEHIVQRARCLANDDMDVLSLHGGLTARDQDRVIAGRSASDRARLIVSTAVAESSLTVPGVRLVIDTGLAREPRRDSVRGMHGLVTVSAASASCAQRAGRAARLGPGTVVRCYSEYDAARAPAFPTPEVRTADLVDAVLTLACWGTPRGRGLRLPEPLPDKAADDAEQTLKNLGAVHPDGSASAYGKRLARIPADPRHAHALIRGAAVLDADGRSSRPGARRAAEVIALLTSDVRYPDADVTAVLGRLRRGDDSALAASWRHERDRLLRLLGTPEASSAGLPVANRLPGADRQSEPGPPGVTQPDATHPAVAQTDITRPDIADNVRRDGIPNQLADGLILALAAPERIARRVSPRVTSSDRTQYLLASGTRATVPHGSALAHHEFLAVADVTRTPGAKAHEAGAVIRAAAPINLDVALLAAPGSHRHTVLTDITRDGAISARRVARLGAIELSSTPMSPPAEQAIHAVAEHLIREGIGRLRNCPKADDLRRRLMFVHAHVGAPWPDVSDAGLVTVLTQHEDVLATVMSSSSSPTRVPSLLEVLRTLLPWPEASQLDELAPTHLNVPSGSRVRLTYPAPEDYPRPTSEPVSDSSKSSNVLPTPAPGGDASASTLPRPVVAVKLQECFGLERTPSLLHGRVRLLFNLLSPARRPVAVTDDLASFWSGPYQEVRKEMRGRYPKHPWPEDPWTHEATALTTRRLRDA; this comes from the coding sequence GTGCCCAGACCATCTCACCCCCATGCCGCGCCCTCATCGACACGTCCGTTCAACCTTGAGCGCATAGGGCGCGGTCTCGCGGCGGTCGATCTGCTGGCTGCGCTCCCATCCACACTCGCCCACGGCAACGGGGTGGCCGTCATCCAGGCACCGCCAGGGTCGGGGAAAACCACGCTCATACCTCCTGCGATCGCGAACCTCACCTCAGCCCAACGCGTGATTGTCACCCAGCCCCGTCGGATCGCCGCCCGTGCAGCAGCCCGACGTTTAGCCCAGCTGACCAGCACATCCGTCGGCGACATAGTTGGATTCAGTGTCCGCGGCGAGCATCGCATCGGACCCGAGACAGTGATCGAGTTCTGCACCCCGGGTGTGTTACTGCGTCGTGTGCTCACCGACCCTGAACTCGCCGAGATCGGCGCCGTCGTCCTGGACGAAGTGCACGAGCGCGCTCTCGACACCGACCTACTGATCGGTATGCTCCGCGATCTAAGAGAACTGCGCGATGATCTGAGCCTGGTCGCAATGTCCGCCACGGTAGATGCGGACCGCTTCGCCCAGGTGCTTGGCACCGACACCTCGCCGGCTCCGATCCTCAGCTGTCCGGCGACCCAGCACCCGCTGAGCGTGCGTTGGGCACCGCCGTCCGGTACTAGACTCGGCCCGCGCGGGGTGGAACGGGATTTCCTCGACCATGTCGCCCGGGTGGCGGTAACCAGTTTGCGCGAAGCACTCAGCGATGAGCCGCTGAGCAACGCGCTGGTTTTTGCTCCCGGTGTGCGGGAAGTTGAACACATCGTCCAACGCGCCCGCTGCCTAGCCAACGACGATATGGACGTCCTCTCCCTGCACGGTGGGCTCACCGCGCGCGACCAGGATCGGGTGATTGCGGGGCGCAGTGCCTCAGACCGTGCGCGCCTCATCGTGTCGACGGCTGTCGCCGAGTCCTCCCTGACAGTGCCCGGTGTCCGCCTCGTCATCGACACCGGGCTTGCTCGTGAGCCACGGCGCGATTCCGTGCGGGGCATGCACGGCCTAGTCACCGTCTCCGCAGCATCGGCTTCATGCGCGCAGCGTGCCGGTCGCGCAGCCCGGCTGGGACCGGGCACTGTGGTGCGCTGTTACAGCGAATACGATGCCGCCCGCGCTCCGGCCTTTCCCACCCCGGAGGTCCGCACGGCTGATTTGGTTGATGCCGTGTTGACCCTCGCGTGTTGGGGCACACCTCGCGGACGAGGACTGCGTCTGCCCGAGCCGTTACCGGACAAGGCCGCCGACGACGCTGAGCAGACACTCAAGAATTTGGGCGCCGTGCACCCGGATGGATCCGCCAGTGCCTATGGCAAAAGGTTAGCCCGTATTCCTGCCGACCCGAGGCACGCCCACGCCTTGATCCGGGGAGCTGCGGTGCTGGATGCGGACGGCAGATCATCGCGCCCAGGTGCCCGACGGGCGGCTGAAGTCATCGCTCTGCTCACCTCAGATGTTCGCTATCCGGACGCGGATGTGACGGCCGTTTTAGGGCGGCTCCGACGAGGTGACGACTCCGCTTTGGCGGCATCCTGGCGGCACGAACGAGATCGGCTGCTCCGGCTACTCGGGACACCCGAGGCAAGCTCAGCCGGGCTGCCGGTGGCCAACCGTCTCCCAGGTGCTGATCGCCAATCGGAACCCGGCCCTCCAGGCGTCACCCAGCCAGACGCTACCCATCCAGCCGTCGCCCAAACAGACATCACCCGACCAGACATCGCCGATAACGTTCGCCGTGATGGAATTCCAAACCAGCTGGCTGACGGCCTGATCCTCGCCCTGGCTGCACCCGAGCGTATCGCCCGGCGGGTCTCACCCAGAGTGACCTCCTCCGACCGCACCCAATATCTCCTCGCGTCAGGAACTCGCGCCACAGTGCCGCACGGATCCGCGCTCGCACACCACGAATTTCTTGCCGTTGCGGATGTGACCCGAACCCCCGGGGCCAAAGCCCATGAGGCCGGTGCGGTGATCCGGGCGGCAGCACCGATCAATCTCGACGTTGCGCTATTGGCCGCACCTGGGTCACACCGACACACGGTGCTCACTGACATCACCCGGGACGGCGCCATCTCAGCGCGCCGGGTAGCCAGGCTCGGTGCCATCGAATTATCGTCCACTCCTATGAGCCCGCCCGCTGAGCAGGCCATTCACGCTGTCGCCGAGCATCTGATCCGCGAAGGCATAGGGCGCCTTCGCAACTGCCCAAAGGCCGACGACCTGCGCCGCCGACTGATGTTTGTGCATGCTCATGTAGGTGCGCCATGGCCGGATGTCAGTGACGCGGGTCTGGTGACCGTGCTGACCCAGCATGAGGATGTTCTCGCCACGGTAATGTCATCCTCCTCGTCCCCGACGCGAGTTCCCTCTCTGCTCGAGGTGCTGCGCACTCTACTGCCCTGGCCGGAAGCTTCCCAGCTCGATGAGCTAGCCCCAACGCATCTGAACGTTCCGTCCGGGTCCCGGGTTCGGCTGACGTATCCGGCTCCTGAGGACTATCCCCGCCCCACGTCAGAGCCCGTATCCGATAGCAGCAAGTCCTCGAACGTGCTGCCGACACCCGCACCCGGTGGTGATGCGAGCGCGAGCACCTTGCCTCGGCCCGTCGTCGCCGTGAAACTTCAGGAGTGCTTTGGGCTTGAACGCACTCCGTCTCTTCTTCACGGTCGGGTCCGACTCCTCTTCAATCTGCTCTCCCCGGCGCGCCGACCGGTCGCAGTGACCGACGATCTCGCGTCTTTTTGGTCAGGCCCGTATCAGGAGGTTCGCAAGGAGATGAGGGGACGGTATCCGAAGCATCCGTGGCCCGAAGATCCTTGGACGCATGAGGCAACTGCTCTCACCACGCGCAGGCTACGCGACGCTTAG
- a CDS encoding glycerophosphodiester phosphodiesterase, producing the protein MEHRPSSAAHLHFSPQEERSQTPGTPRSPLVIGHRGAASFAPENTLSSVRHALNDGARAVEVDVHATRDGAVVVHHDATLDRTATAGRTTGAIADLTLAEVRECLLADGEPVPTLDETLALMGSAPLADGSAPQLLIEIKADAAAEPVARRVRDTDAAVRVRIISFSVTALERVRQLAPELPCTLLADVPSPEVTEAANALGIDQVAFSVAGIDPKAFATEHAAGRTVGIWTVHTYDQVRRALACGVSTLTADDPAWCQACVDKLLT; encoded by the coding sequence ATGGAACACCGGCCATCGTCCGCCGCCCATCTACACTTCTCACCCCAGGAAGAACGGTCGCAAACACCGGGTACCCCACGTTCACCACTGGTCATCGGTCATCGCGGAGCCGCCAGCTTCGCACCCGAAAACACCCTCTCATCTGTGCGGCATGCTCTGAATGACGGAGCCCGCGCGGTTGAAGTGGATGTCCACGCCACTCGCGACGGCGCGGTCGTCGTCCACCACGACGCCACCTTGGACCGGACCGCAACCGCGGGCAGGACCACAGGCGCTATCGCCGATCTCACGCTTGCTGAGGTGCGGGAGTGCCTTCTCGCCGATGGTGAGCCGGTGCCAACGCTGGATGAAACCCTGGCACTGATGGGATCCGCACCCCTGGCTGACGGGTCGGCTCCTCAGCTGCTGATCGAGATAAAGGCTGATGCGGCCGCCGAACCGGTAGCACGACGTGTCCGCGACACTGACGCCGCCGTCCGCGTGCGGATCATTTCGTTTTCTGTGACAGCTCTTGAACGGGTCCGCCAGCTTGCACCCGAGCTTCCCTGCACACTTCTGGCCGACGTTCCCTCCCCGGAAGTAACCGAGGCCGCAAACGCATTGGGGATTGATCAAGTTGCCTTTAGCGTGGCAGGAATCGACCCTAAGGCGTTTGCAACCGAACATGCGGCCGGTCGCACCGTCGGAATCTGGACTGTGCACACCTATGACCAGGTTCGGCGGGCCCTTGCCTGCGGAGTCAGCACCCTCACCGCAGACGATCCGGCGTGGTGCCAGGCTTGCGTGGATAAGCTGCTGACCTGA
- a CDS encoding endonuclease/exonuclease/phosphatase family protein has protein sequence MGLHRSDGLRIMTYNIRMDTGETLPGDPDHWPSRGPGALALMALHEPDLMGLQEVLPHQRADLMPALIGQYEVLGYGRDGGSHGEANLILVRRDRFEVLEWDQRWLSTTPDVIGSRDWDTGCTRIVVSARLRDRRDGSVLTHLNTHLDNASEQARREGAKILLATAKAAADRGDRVVLTGDFNCGSASPAHRILTETGDLLDAWDSAQAPAGPEVGSFIDYGEPQPGGVRIDWIMVSPEWQVLTCSLVTERPGGRWPSDHAPVVADLL, from the coding sequence ATGGGATTGCACCGTAGTGATGGCCTGCGAATTATGACCTACAACATTCGGATGGACACCGGGGAGACTCTGCCGGGAGATCCTGACCATTGGCCATCGAGGGGTCCGGGCGCCTTGGCTCTGATGGCTTTGCACGAGCCGGACCTGATGGGATTGCAGGAAGTTTTGCCTCATCAGCGGGCTGATTTAATGCCAGCGCTGATAGGTCAGTACGAGGTGCTCGGCTACGGGCGCGACGGCGGCAGCCATGGCGAAGCGAACCTCATTCTGGTGCGGCGGGATCGTTTTGAGGTGCTGGAGTGGGATCAGCGTTGGCTCTCCACCACCCCGGATGTCATCGGGTCGCGGGATTGGGACACTGGGTGCACCCGCATTGTGGTGTCTGCACGGCTTCGGGATCGACGCGATGGCTCGGTCCTCACCCACCTCAATACTCATCTCGATAATGCCTCCGAGCAGGCGCGGCGGGAAGGGGCCAAAATCCTGCTCGCGACGGCGAAGGCTGCTGCGGACCGCGGTGATCGAGTGGTGCTGACCGGGGACTTTAACTGTGGGTCGGCAAGTCCTGCTCATCGGATTCTGACGGAGACGGGCGACCTGCTCGATGCGTGGGATAGTGCCCAGGCGCCGGCGGGGCCTGAGGTTGGCAGTTTTATTGACTACGGAGAGCCTCAGCCCGGTGGGGTGCGGATCGACTGGATTATGGTAAGTCCCGAGTGGCAGGTTCTCACCTGTTCGCTGGTGACAGAGCGGCCCGGTGGCCGGTGGCCGAGTGATCACGCGCCGGTGGTGGCGGATCTCCTGTAG
- a CDS encoding TetR/AcrR family transcriptional regulator, whose amino-acid sequence MTASVRGARRREEIILACADIIRESGPAAVSHRSVARRVGCSLSATTYYFAGLTELLAEGGKVNIERWAQRAERVATEAEARADPLSEDEVTDLIMRACLPSDETLLSHYLQLLSAGQFEPVAQAYASGRARLDAALQRVLARSSAESVSPQLLLAVIDGAAVSALSEGRAVHDDAIPLVKHLLKTA is encoded by the coding sequence ATGACCGCGTCCGTTAGAGGAGCCCGCCGTCGAGAAGAAATCATTCTCGCCTGCGCGGACATCATTCGTGAATCCGGTCCGGCAGCTGTTTCTCACCGCAGTGTGGCCCGCCGGGTCGGCTGCTCCCTCTCCGCCACCACCTATTACTTCGCGGGATTGACGGAGCTGTTGGCTGAGGGTGGGAAGGTCAACATCGAACGCTGGGCCCAGCGCGCAGAACGAGTCGCCACGGAAGCGGAGGCTCGAGCGGATCCGCTCAGTGAGGACGAGGTCACGGACCTGATCATGCGAGCCTGTCTCCCCTCCGACGAGACTCTGCTGAGTCACTATTTGCAGCTGCTCTCAGCAGGACAGTTTGAACCGGTCGCCCAGGCCTATGCGTCGGGGCGTGCCCGCTTGGATGCAGCGCTGCAACGGGTCCTCGCGCGGTCGTCGGCAGAGTCCGTCTCACCGCAGCTTTTGCTGGCCGTGATCGACGGCGCCGCGGTGTCCGCTCTCTCTGAAGGGCGCGCCGTGCATGACGACGCTATTCCCCTGGTTAAACATCTGTTGAAAACTGCATAA
- a CDS encoding MFS transporter, which translates to MTTTNGPRHDTSQHVVRRAAAAGFLGNFVEWFDYASYGYLAATITTVFFPETSQASGLLATFGIFALSFILRPIGAMLWGTWGDRYGRRWALSWAILLMSASSFLIGLLPGYATIGLAAPLALLLLRMVQGFSAAGEYAGAATFLAEYAPTRRRGMYTSLVPASTAAGMLGGSVLVTLMYALMPADMMESIGWRIPFLLAGPLGLVGRYVSVRLEDSPVYRDMVERVSGSSSSAAASADVDSAGNSDAAAKLSNQIQPDESTPSYDQLDDELVGRTVLDGRTIEHTDLSIANDSLSATPKRPLRTLITHYRRPLMIAFGVSCLNAVAFYIVLNYMPTYLNKVIGLPQQDSSLATTITLVVYIALIFMMGHLSDRLGRRRMLLFAAIAFVVGSVPLFILLDHTSLLVVISVEIIFCIMLTANDGTLATFLTETFPTEVRYSGFAISFNAANAIFGGSAPFVATWLVDITGDHLAPAWYLVAVSLFAFFAMLAARDRSGHSLSSVPEAHPTPTG; encoded by the coding sequence GTGACCACGACCAACGGACCGCGGCACGACACCTCACAGCATGTGGTGCGTCGTGCCGCGGCCGCGGGCTTCCTCGGCAACTTCGTCGAATGGTTTGACTACGCCTCCTACGGCTACCTCGCGGCAACTATCACCACCGTTTTCTTTCCGGAGACCTCCCAAGCGTCCGGTCTGCTCGCCACCTTCGGCATTTTTGCGCTGTCCTTCATTTTGAGACCCATTGGCGCGATGCTATGGGGTACCTGGGGCGACCGATACGGGCGTCGATGGGCGTTATCCTGGGCGATCCTGTTGATGTCGGCCTCATCGTTTTTGATCGGCCTACTTCCGGGATACGCCACGATTGGACTCGCCGCGCCCTTGGCTCTGCTGCTGCTGCGCATGGTGCAGGGCTTTTCCGCCGCCGGTGAATACGCCGGAGCAGCTACCTTCCTCGCGGAGTACGCCCCCACTCGCCGACGCGGTATGTACACCTCGCTGGTGCCAGCCTCGACCGCTGCCGGGATGCTCGGCGGCTCAGTTCTGGTGACCTTAATGTATGCCCTGATGCCCGCCGACATGATGGAGAGCATCGGCTGGCGCATTCCCTTCCTGCTTGCTGGGCCACTCGGACTGGTCGGACGCTACGTCAGTGTTCGGCTTGAAGATTCACCGGTGTACCGCGACATGGTGGAACGAGTGAGCGGATCGTCAAGCTCAGCCGCAGCCAGCGCCGATGTAGATTCCGCTGGCAACTCGGACGCCGCAGCGAAGCTGAGCAACCAGATCCAGCCAGATGAATCCACACCGTCCTACGATCAGCTCGATGATGAGCTTGTCGGCCGGACTGTGCTCGATGGCCGGACCATCGAGCACACGGATCTGTCGATAGCCAATGACAGCCTATCGGCGACCCCGAAACGCCCCCTGCGGACCCTCATCACCCATTATCGACGCCCGCTCATGATCGCATTCGGCGTCAGTTGCCTCAATGCCGTCGCTTTTTACATCGTGCTGAACTACATGCCGACGTATTTGAATAAGGTGATCGGACTCCCGCAGCAAGACTCCTCACTGGCAACCACCATCACCCTGGTGGTCTATATTGCGCTCATTTTCATGATGGGTCATCTGTCTGACCGGTTAGGCCGGCGGCGAATGCTGCTGTTCGCAGCCATCGCGTTCGTGGTTGGATCTGTACCCCTCTTCATACTTCTTGACCACACCTCGCTCCTGGTGGTCATCAGCGTGGAAATCATTTTCTGCATCATGCTGACCGCCAACGACGGCACGTTGGCCACGTTCCTCACCGAGACCTTTCCCACCGAAGTTCGGTACTCGGGATTCGCCATCAGTTTCAACGCCGCCAACGCCATCTTCGGAGGCTCCGCTCCGTTTGTCGCCACCTGGCTCGTCGATATCACCGGTGACCACCTCGCGCCAGCTTGGTATTTGGTCGCAGTCTCACTGTTCGCCTTCTTCGCCATGCTCGCGGCCCGTGACCGCTCCGGGCACTCTCTAAGCTCGGTACCCGAGGCACATCCAACACCGACCGGGTAG
- a CDS encoding DMT family transporter translates to MTVTPLGTVMNKKLGFLTMILSATGMGFVGTFGRLATPVDPATGSSYITGDFLALGRMAVGALGMFLIIIAVRKLSRLRSTRISFTVVAGGVAIGASLALYVSATLMTTIANAVFLIYTGPLFSAILARIFRKERISLRNAAFLCLVFIGMLMTIGLISWTQNEGFKIGLELGSAPGYPHKLVGDLFGLASGVFYGLALFFYRYRADIDSEVRGLWNFIFGAAGALIVMALRLTLLDPTNPLTVMTGTNWAWAVGMFIFCGLFAIGLLVVAGKHLMAVELSTVSYWECVVALVLGALIWHESLTLIGAIGGLCIIIGGMGPMLVELVLSPRRRREAQAGQPAHASAGLGSADPPPSDSQTGSAHERA, encoded by the coding sequence ATGACCGTCACTCCGCTCGGAACGGTTATGAACAAGAAGCTCGGCTTCCTCACGATGATTCTGTCTGCGACGGGTATGGGATTCGTGGGGACCTTCGGTCGCCTGGCCACACCTGTCGATCCCGCGACCGGATCGAGCTATATCACCGGGGACTTCCTCGCGCTCGGACGCATGGCCGTGGGCGCCCTCGGGATGTTCCTCATCATCATCGCCGTGCGCAAACTGAGTCGTCTGCGTTCCACCCGCATCTCCTTCACGGTGGTCGCGGGCGGCGTGGCCATTGGCGCATCACTGGCGCTCTACGTTTCGGCGACACTGATGACCACGATCGCAAACGCGGTCTTCCTGATCTACACTGGACCGCTCTTCTCAGCGATCCTGGCCCGTATCTTCCGCAAAGAGCGGATATCTCTGCGCAACGCTGCGTTCCTGTGTCTGGTATTCATCGGAATGCTGATGACCATCGGTCTGATCAGCTGGACACAAAATGAAGGCTTCAAAATCGGTCTCGAATTAGGGTCCGCCCCCGGATACCCACACAAGCTGGTCGGTGACCTGTTCGGCTTGGCATCCGGTGTGTTCTACGGTCTAGCTCTATTCTTCTACCGGTACCGCGCAGATATCGACTCCGAGGTGCGCGGCCTGTGGAACTTCATCTTCGGCGCCGCCGGGGCCCTCATCGTGATGGCTCTGCGCCTGACGCTACTGGACCCCACGAACCCGTTGACCGTGATGACCGGCACCAACTGGGCTTGGGCAGTTGGCATGTTCATCTTCTGCGGACTGTTTGCCATCGGCCTGCTGGTCGTGGCCGGCAAGCATCTGATGGCGGTTGAACTGTCCACGGTCTCCTACTGGGAATGCGTGGTGGCGTTGGTTCTCGGAGCGCTCATCTGGCATGAGTCCCTGACCCTGATCGGAGCAATCGGCGGTCTGTGCATCATAATTGGCGGTATGGGACCAATGCTGGTCGAACTCGTTTTATCTCCGCGCCGCCGCCGCGAGGCTCAAGCCGGTCAACCGGCGCACGCCTCCGCTGGGCTCGGTAGCGCCGACCCACCACCATCCGACTCTCAGACCGGGTCAGCTCATGAAAGGGCCTAA
- a CDS encoding serine/threonine protein kinase, producing the protein MAKIVNSWNDFDPLKHVIVGVADHSVIPPEEPATSEKVPIDSAMRGMWGPRPLETVEKANEQLNNYVKILEGLGIKVDRPTPLQWNQHIQTPDFRNDSMMTCMPPRDILLTIGNEIMASANSFRCRYFEYLAYWDLMDQYFEEDPEFKWTQAPRPRLTDKSYKHNYYDEKISLEERLVRTANKDFVTTEHEPMWDAADVMRVGKDLFIQHGLTTNRKAMEWFKRYYPDFRVHAVNFPGDPYPIHIDATFVPLRPGLIINNPHRPLPEEQRKIFEANDWQIVDAAQPAHTEPPALCYSSVWLSMNCLVIDHKTVCVEASEVHQMEQMDKLGMNVIPVPFRDAYAFGGGLHCATADVYREGTCQDYFPNQVEDPTLV; encoded by the coding sequence ATGGCAAAGATCGTGAATTCGTGGAACGACTTCGATCCACTGAAGCACGTGATTGTCGGGGTCGCCGATCATTCAGTGATCCCACCGGAAGAGCCCGCCACCTCGGAGAAAGTGCCGATCGACTCGGCCATGCGAGGCATGTGGGGTCCCCGTCCGCTGGAAACAGTGGAAAAGGCTAACGAGCAGCTGAACAACTACGTCAAGATTCTTGAAGGCTTGGGAATCAAGGTTGACCGGCCCACCCCGTTGCAGTGGAACCAGCACATCCAGACGCCGGACTTCCGCAACGATTCGATGATGACCTGCATGCCGCCCCGCGACATCCTGCTCACCATCGGTAATGAAATCATGGCCTCGGCCAACTCGTTCCGCTGCCGCTACTTTGAGTACCTGGCCTACTGGGATCTGATGGACCAGTACTTTGAAGAAGACCCCGAGTTCAAGTGGACTCAGGCACCCCGCCCGCGCCTGACGGACAAGTCCTACAAGCACAACTACTACGACGAGAAGATCTCCCTTGAGGAGCGCCTGGTGCGCACCGCTAACAAGGACTTCGTCACCACCGAGCACGAGCCGATGTGGGATGCCGCTGACGTGATGCGGGTGGGCAAGGACCTGTTTATCCAGCACGGTCTGACCACCAACCGCAAGGCGATGGAATGGTTCAAGCGCTACTACCCAGACTTCCGGGTGCACGCGGTGAACTTCCCGGGCGATCCTTACCCGATTCACATCGACGCGACCTTCGTACCGCTGCGGCCGGGCCTGATCATCAACAACCCGCACCGCCCGCTGCCCGAAGAACAGCGCAAGATCTTCGAGGCAAATGACTGGCAGATCGTGGATGCGGCTCAGCCCGCTCACACCGAACCGCCGGCACTGTGCTACTCCTCCGTCTGGCTGTCGATGAACTGCCTGGTCATTGACCACAAGACGGTCTGTGTGGAAGCCAGTGAGGTCCACCAGATGGAGCAGATGGACAAGCTCGGGATGAACGTGATCCCGGTACCGTTCCGCGATGCCTACGCCTTCGGCGGCGGCCTGCACTGCGCCACCGCGGACGTTTACCGTGAAGGCACCTGCCAGGATTACTTCCCGAACCAGGTCGAGGATCCGACGCTCGTCTGA